A genomic region of Thermoplasmatales archaeon contains the following coding sequences:
- a CDS encoding phosphatase PAP2 family protein has protein sequence MLIVKALLWYISLLLVLMCIGILIFDEERKISRKTCYRRVKDGMGYLIILIFVMVMIKIENILQDNFSIGRDFTPLIYGIEGTSHIVFLQNLINNNFFIHFVSVFYLVSFMYVIIFTPIIFILRGEENFAKISTYAILINYLVLVPFYLFFNVSVTSSYPEVKPILYSNPNYMSLVLLADRLTDNFPSGHISVLVPLSLIVFSHPNMKRYKILVFFTTIFMPFVILYLGIHWLMDIFSGLILGISSYFIAKNEKASKFFDKIIGKF, from the coding sequence ATGTTGATAGTAAAGGCATTGCTATGGTATATATCCTTATTGTTGGTTCTGATGTGCATTGGAATATTGATATTTGACGAGGAAAGAAAAATATCAAGGAAAACATGTTATAGGAGAGTTAAAGATGGGATGGGCTATTTAATCATACTCATATTTGTTATGGTTATGATAAAAATTGAGAATATATTGCAGGATAATTTTTCAATAGGTCGCGATTTTACACCCCTGATATATGGAATTGAAGGAACCTCTCATATAGTTTTTTTACAAAATTTAATTAATAACAATTTTTTCATTCATTTTGTCTCTGTATTTTATCTTGTATCATTCATGTATGTAATTATCTTCACCCCCATTATTTTTATTTTGAGAGGAGAAGAAAATTTTGCAAAGATTTCAACATATGCAATATTGATAAACTACTTAGTACTTGTTCCTTTCTATCTCTTTTTTAATGTGAGTGTTACATCTTCATATCCTGAGGTAAAGCCAATATTATATTCAAATCCAAATTATATGTCACTCGTCCTCCTTGCGGATAGATTAACTGATAATTTTCCAAGTGGCCATATAAGTGTTCTTGTTCCCCTTTCTCTTATTGTTTTTTCTCATCCAAATATGAAAAGATATAAAATTTTAGTATTTTTCACAACAATTTTTATGCCCTTTGTCATTCTTTATCTTGGAATACACTGGTTGATGGATATTTTTTCTGGTTTAATACTCGGCATCTCATCTTATTTCATCGCAAAAAATGAAAAAGCGAGCAAATTTTTTGACAAAATTATAGGAAAATTTTAA
- the trxA gene encoding thioredoxin produces MSEIDEIRRKIIKDMIKEKKFDDKPITLTDKNFDEIIKKYPVIVVDFWAPWCGPCKFFSPIFEEVAKEMKGRAIFGKVNTDENEKLCERFGIMSIPTVLILKNGEIINRNVGAMPADMLKEWIENNL; encoded by the coding sequence ATGAGCGAGATAGATGAAATAAGGAGAAAAATTATAAAAGACATGATAAAGGAAAAGAAATTTGATGATAAACCAATTACTCTTACAGATAAAAATTTTGATGAAATTATTAAAAAATATCCTGTAATAGTAGTAGATTTTTGGGCTCCATGGTGTGGGCCTTGTAAGTTTTTCTCGCCTATTTTTGAAGAAGTTGCAAAAGAGATGAAGGGGAGGGCAATTTTTGGAAAAGTTAATACTGATGAAAATGAAAAATTATGCGAGAGGTTTGGGATAATGAGCATTCCCACTGTCTTGATTTTAAAAAATGGTGAAATTATTAATAGAAATGTTGGGGCAATGCCCGCAGATATGTTAAAGGAATGGATAGAAAATAATCTATAA
- a CDS encoding DUF115 domain-containing protein has protein sequence MEWEKWENIYKEILEDFGYNKEKDEESAKIAEELSSKNKKADENYLRDIIEGRVVSVCGAAISGEDIKKIEGLIISADETTSFLIKNGIYPDIIVTDLDGNMEDILKANENGSLVIVHAHGDNIELIKKYLTKFKGIIMITTQSKPHGSVYNFGGFTDGDRAYCIAKHFNAKRINLIGFNLSNPIKKEGKKLEIKRKKLEWAKKIMDTCSQ, from the coding sequence ATGGAATGGGAAAAATGGGAAAATATATATAAAGAAATTTTAGAAGATTTTGGTTATAACAAGGAAAAAGATGAAGAAAGTGCCAAAATTGCGGAAGAATTATCCTCAAAAAATAAAAAGGCGGATGAAAATTATTTAAGAGATATTATTGAAGGAAGGGTTGTAAGTGTATGTGGTGCAGCAATTTCTGGGGAGGATATAAAGAAAATTGAGGGATTAATAATTTCTGCGGATGAAACAACATCTTTTTTGATAAAAAATGGAATTTATCCAGATATAATAGTAACTGATCTAGATGGAAATATGGAAGATATATTAAAAGCAAATGAAAATGGGAGCCTAGTGATAGTCCATGCTCACGGAGATAATATAGAGCTAATAAAAAAATATTTAACAAAATTTAAAGGAATTATAATGATAACAACTCAATCAAAACCTCATGGAAGTGTTTATAACTTTGGTGGGTTTACAGATGGAGATAGGGCATATTGTATTGCAAAGCATTTCAATGCAAAGAGAATAAATTTAATCGGGTTTAATCTTTCAAATCCAATTAAAAAAGAAGGGAAAAAATTAGAAATTAAAAGAAAAAAATTAGAATGGGCTAAGAAAATTATGGATACATGTAGTCAGTGA
- the purE gene encoding 5-(carboxyamino)imidazole ribonucleotide mutase produces MKVMIVMASPSDEGIGKKAAEVLEKFGVPYEMVFASAHRTPEKIKEIAESDADIFIAIAGLSAALPGSIASLTTKPVIGVPVSGKLNLDAILSIVQMPPGVPVAAVGLDRGENAALLAVEILALKYEGLVEKLEEERKRAREKYA; encoded by the coding sequence ATGAAAGTAATGATAGTTATGGCCTCGCCAAGTGATGAAGGCATTGGAAAAAAAGCTGCAGAAGTCCTTGAAAAATTTGGTGTGCCATATGAAATGGTATTCGCCTCCGCTCACAGAACACCCGAAAAGATAAAAGAAATTGCAGAAAGTGACGCGGATATATTTATTGCGATCGCTGGCCTATCAGCAGCCCTTCCAGGAAGTATTGCCTCCCTTACAACAAAGCCGGTTATAGGTGTGCCAGTCTCAGGAAAGCTCAACTTGGATGCCATTCTTTCAATTGTGCAGATGCCGCCGGGCGTGCCTGTCGCTGCGGTGGGGCTTGATAGAGGAGAAAATGCTGCCCTGCTTGCGGTGGAGATTCTTGCTCTAAAGTATGAAGGGCTTGTGGAAAAGCTTGAGGAGGAAAGAAAAAGAGCGAGGGAGAAATATGCTTGA
- the guaA gene encoding glutamine-hydrolyzing GMP synthase subunit GuaA, whose translation MLDEKEFVEEAVGKLRREVKGKAIIAVSGGVDSAVAAKIGSIALGKNLIAVHVDTGLMREGESEEVRKFYEGKDINFIFVDASKDFISALKGVVDPEEKRRIIGEKFIRIFEEIAKKENAEYLIQGTIAPDWIESGGGVRDRIKSHHNVAGLPEKISFKIIEPLRELYKDEVRKVAKYLGIETHERQPFPGPGLAVRILGEVNEERIKIVRKACKIVEEEIENFCKERNMAKPWQYFAVLLPVRSVGVHGDRRAYGYTIAIRSVDSSDAMSASYSKLPHELLEKIASRIVNEIKDVNRVVYDISNKPPATIEWE comes from the coding sequence ATGCTTGATGAAAAGGAGTTTGTTGAGGAAGCGGTTGGGAAGCTTAGGAGGGAAGTTAAAGGGAAGGCAATAATTGCGGTATCTGGTGGGGTTGATTCTGCGGTTGCTGCAAAAATAGGGAGCATTGCTCTCGGGAAAAATTTGATTGCGGTTCATGTTGATACTGGCTTAATGAGAGAAGGAGAAAGTGAAGAAGTTAGGAAATTTTATGAAGGGAAGGATATAAACTTCATTTTTGTTGACGCAAGCAAAGATTTCATAAGTGCTTTAAAAGGCGTCGTTGATCCCGAAGAAAAAAGGAGAATAATAGGGGAAAAGTTTATAAGAATATTTGAAGAAATTGCAAAAAAAGAAAATGCGGAATATTTAATTCAGGGCACAATTGCACCAGATTGGATTGAGAGTGGAGGAGGGGTCAGGGATAGAATAAAGAGTCACCATAATGTTGCTGGATTGCCTGAGAAAATAAGCTTTAAGATAATTGAGCCATTGAGAGAGCTATACAAGGATGAGGTAAGAAAAGTTGCAAAATATCTTGGGATAGAGACTCATGAAAGACAGCCATTTCCTGGGCCAGGGCTTGCGGTAAGGATATTAGGAGAAGTAAATGAGGAAAGAATAAAAATTGTTAGGAAAGCATGCAAAATTGTTGAAGAAGAAATAGAAAATTTTTGCAAGGAGAGAAATATGGCAAAACCTTGGCAATATTTTGCGGTTTTATTGCCTGTTAGAAGTGTTGGGGTTCATGGTGATAGAAGAGCTTATGGTTATACAATAGCTATAAGAAGTGTTGATTCTTCTGATGCAATGAGTGCGAGCTATTCAAAATTGCCTCACGAGCTTCTTGAAAAAATTGCGAGCAGAATAGTGAATGAAATAAAGGATGTGAATAGAGTTGTATATGATATTTCAAACAAACCACCAGCAACAATTGAATGGGAATAA
- a CDS encoding endonuclease yields MDPFVYIYVFLIGLLFGFLAGVIYIYRKVVYPLKKDKKSISILHGKIMEQFAPFMKNYPYETKKFRFIGSPIDGIQFEDDKIIFVEFKTGNSRLSEEEKRIKELVERKKVEWFEVKWE; encoded by the coding sequence ATGGATCCTTTTGTTTATATCTATGTATTTCTTATTGGTCTTCTATTTGGTTTTCTTGCGGGAGTTATATATATCTACAGAAAAGTTGTATATCCTTTAAAGAAGGATAAGAAAAGTATTTCTATATTGCACGGAAAAATCATGGAGCAATTTGCACCATTTATGAAAAATTATCCCTATGAAACAAAAAAATTCAGATTTATTGGCTCTCCAATAGATGGAATACAGTTTGAAGATGATAAAATTATATTCGTTGAGTTCAAAACTGGAAATAGCAGATTAAGCGAGGAGGAAAAAAGAATAAAGGAACTTGTTGAAAGAAAAAAGGTTGAATGGTTTGAGGTAAAATGGGAGTAA
- a CDS encoding UPF0147 family protein, producing MKSDELKNVYRMLEELSEDISVPRNVRRGAKEAMDALNRKDESLDVKIASAISILDEVANDPNTPIHGRTAIWNIMGALESISAKIK from the coding sequence ATGAAAAGCGATGAATTGAAGAATGTATATAGGATGCTCGAAGAACTATCAGAAGATATATCTGTCCCAAGAAATGTTAGGAGAGGGGCAAAAGAAGCGATGGATGCTCTTAATAGAAAGGATGAAAGCTTAGATGTTAAAATAGCATCCGCTATCTCTATCCTGGATGAAGTAGCAAATGACCCAAATACACCTATTCATGGTAGAACCGCGATCTGGAATATAATGGGTGCTCTGGAAAGCATTTCAGCAAAAATAAAATAA
- a CDS encoding glycosyltransferase family 2 protein: MKVSFVIPALNEEKGIGRTIDKINKEEFKKRGMDVEIIVVDGNSKDATREIAKEKGAKIIIEPRKGYGRAYKTGLSKASGEIIITGDADATYPFEIAHEYVDILLKENLDFITTNRFAGLEKGAMSFKHLIGNLILSLTLRILYGLKIKDSQSGMWIIRKDAIKKIKNIEEFSDGMAFSEEIKIEMFKKAGAKEIDSFLYEREGRAKIQSWRDGWNNLIYLFKKRMGE; the protein is encoded by the coding sequence ATGAAAGTTAGCTTTGTTATACCCGCACTAAATGAAGAGAAAGGAATAGGAAGGACAATTGATAAAATCAACAAGGAAGAATTTAAGAAAAGAGGAATGGATGTAGAAATTATTGTAGTTGATGGAAATTCAAAAGATGCGACAAGAGAGATTGCAAAAGAAAAGGGGGCAAAAATAATAATTGAGCCAAGAAAGGGATATGGAAGAGCATATAAAACAGGGTTGAGTAAAGCAAGCGGGGAAATAATAATTACAGGGGATGCAGATGCAACCTATCCCTTTGAAATTGCCCATGAATATGTTGATATCCTGCTTAAAGAAAATCTTGATTTTATAACAACAAACAGGTTTGCTGGGCTTGAGAAAGGAGCAATGTCTTTTAAGCATCTCATCGGGAATTTAATTCTATCATTAACCCTCCGCATTTTATACGGGCTAAAAATAAAAGATTCCCAATCTGGGATGTGGATAATAAGGAAGGATGCAATTAAAAAAATAAAAAACATAGAGGAATTTAGTGATGGAATGGCTTTCTCTGAAGAAATAAAAATTGAAATGTTTAAAAAAGCAGGGGCTAAAGAAATAGATTCTTTTTTATATGAAAGGGAAGGAAGGGCAAAAATACAATCATGGAGGGATGGATGGAACAATCTTATATATTTATTTAAAAAAAGGATGGGTGAGTAA
- a CDS encoding caspase family protein, translating into MGFVFSIVIKMNKILAIFLVVIMLCVSMTYSEKSNDTNFKARIYMETRKVVPLYTEEGVILDINDGEVVNYENFARIAKSDKIETTDITPKATTGDGVIRKWALCIGISDYEGTSNDLNYCDDDAVDWKNFLQGKGYSVTIILDSQATATNIDNAINQLLANEDADDYVVFTYSGHGARYRKYGSCMISHDMYLMTNSWFVSKFSSADSSHIYFAFDACQIGDFQKAVITNRLGAFASNKQYSYDGDSTMKNGVFTYYQMEGWNFYNNFEQDSAYAVQKMKEWAKKYAIKVDPFYVDNFTDYMYP; encoded by the coding sequence ATGGGATTTGTGTTTAGTATAGTGATAAAAATGAATAAAATATTGGCTATATTTTTAGTTGTAATAATGCTTTGTGTTAGCATGACATATAGTGAAAAAAGCAATGATACAAATTTTAAGGCAAGAATATACATGGAAACAAGAAAGGTTGTTCCGTTATATACAGAAGAAGGTGTTATATTAGATATAAATGATGGTGAAGTTGTAAATTATGAAAATTTTGCCAGGATTGCAAAATCTGATAAAATTGAAACAACAGATATAACACCAAAAGCCACCACGGGAGATGGAGTAATTAGGAAATGGGCTCTCTGCATAGGAATATCAGATTATGAAGGAACATCAAATGATTTGAATTATTGCGATGATGACGCTGTGGATTGGAAAAATTTCCTACAGGGAAAGGGATATAGTGTAACAATCATCTTAGACAGCCAGGCGACCGCAACCAACATAGATAATGCAATAAATCAGCTACTTGCAAATGAAGATGCGGATGACTATGTGGTATTTACATATTCAGGTCATGGAGCAAGATATAGAAAATATGGATCATGTATGATTTCACATGACATGTATTTGATGACAAACAGCTGGTTTGTATCAAAATTCAGCAGTGCGGATTCATCACACATCTATTTTGCATTTGATGCATGTCAAATAGGAGATTTTCAGAAAGCGGTTATAACAAACAGACTTGGGGCTTTTGCAAGCAATAAACAATATTCATATGATGGAGATTCAACAATGAAAAATGGAGTATTTACATACTATCAAATGGAAGGGTGGAATTTCTATAATAATTTTGAGCAAGATTCTGCATATGCGGTGCAAAAAATGAAGGAGTGGGCAAAGAAGTATGCAATAAAAGTAGATCCTTTCTATGTGGACAACTTCACTGACTACATGTATCCATAA